The Fusobacterium varium genome has a window encoding:
- a CDS encoding glutamate racemase: protein MNNNFNIGVFDSGVGGTTVLKEIINALPNENILYYGDNGNAPYGERTLEDIQRLCLKIMEFFKVNNCKAVVIACNTATAASLEIINERYNIPVIGVINPGAKSAINASKSKNIGVLSTPFTAKSNAYANAIKKLDNGITVYQEGCSELCPMVENSWETYENREEILRNHIAAFPETVDTVVLGCTHYPLIREDIAKLFTKTIVDPAKETAIELQKTLEKLNLLNPSTEKGKIDFFVSGEIEKFKKVAEKFLGFKIDNIYQVEK, encoded by the coding sequence ATGAACAATAATTTTAACATTGGAGTATTTGATTCTGGTGTTGGGGGAACAACTGTTTTAAAGGAAATTATCAATGCTTTACCTAATGAAAATATTCTTTACTATGGAGATAATGGAAATGCTCCATATGGAGAAAGAACATTAGAAGATATACAAAGATTATGTCTAAAAATTATGGAATTTTTTAAAGTTAATAATTGTAAAGCTGTGGTTATAGCTTGTAATACAGCTACTGCTGCTTCATTAGAGATAATCAATGAAAGATACAATATTCCTGTTATAGGGGTTATAAATCCAGGAGCTAAATCAGCTATTAATGCAAGCAAAAGTAAAAATATCGGAGTTTTATCTACTCCTTTTACTGCTAAATCAAATGCTTATGCTAATGCTATTAAAAAATTAGATAATGGTATTACAGTATATCAAGAGGGTTGCTCTGAATTATGTCCTATGGTAGAAAATTCTTGGGAAACATATGAAAATAGAGAAGAGATTTTAAGAAATCATATAGCAGCTTTCCCTGAAACTGTGGATACTGTAGTATTAGGATGTACTCATTATCCTCTTATTAGAGAAGATATAGCTAAGTTATTTACTAAAACAATTGTAGATCCAGCAAAGGAAACTGCTATTGAGTTACAGAAAACTTTAGAAAAACTTAATCTTCTTAATCCATCAACTGAAAAAGGAAAAATTGATTTCTTTGTAAGTGGTGAGATTGAAAAATTTAAAAAAGTTGCTGAAAAATTTTTAGGGTTTAAAATAGATAATATTTATCAAGTAGAAAAGTAG